The Candidatus Bathyarchaeota archaeon genome includes the window TCCCGAGGAGATCAAGGGGGTCTTCAAGTGCCCCAACCTCCTATGCCCCACGAACTCAAGATACTCTCCCCCCAGGCAGGTTTTCAGGGTTGAGGCTGGGGGGAGGGTGGAGGAGACGAGGCTCCACTGCCAACACTGCGGCTCCATCCTCTACTACAGCTCCATCCTTGAACAGATCGAGGGGGGAACCATAAGCCTGGAGGGTGGTGGGCTGGTCTCGAAGGGGAAGATAGAGAAGGTCTTCCTGGATCTCCTCCTTAGGAAGGGTGCTCTCCGCCTCCCCCCCAGCGCGAGGGAGCCCTTCATATTGAAGAGTGGCCGCCCCTCACCCTACTTCATAAACTTGGGGGTTCTCACGGATGGGGAGAGCCTAGCCATATTGAAGTGGGCTTTCGCAAGCTACATAGCCCTCTTAATGGAGCAGGGGGAGATAGAGGACTTCGAGTACATATTCGGCCCTAGCTATAAGGGGATAAGCCTCGCAGCCCTAGCCTGTGAGGGGCTGAACGAACTCTACGGAATGGAGAAGCGTTACATGTATGACAGGAAGGAGGAGAAGGCCTATGGAGACACCTCCGCGGATAGGGTGATCGTGGGTGCGGGATTCTTCAAGCCGGGCCAGAGAATACTCGTCGTCGACGACACCATAACCACAGGAGCGACGAAGATGGACACATTCGAGAAGCTGAAACTCCTCGGGCCCCACAAGGTTGTAGGCCTAGTCATAGCGGTCGACAGGCAGGAGAGGATGGGGGACGCAGAGAAGGTGGAGGAGAAGGGAGCGGCGGAATACATAGAGGAGGAGATAGGAGTTAAGGTCTACTCGATCCAAAATGTGAAGGGGATATACCGAATCATAAGGGATAGCCTCGACGAAGACATGAGGCGCCTCTGGGTCGAATACTACGCTAAATATGGAACAATATCCTTGGAGTAGGATCAAAAAAATATAAACTTATGTAAACTGTTGGCTCCCTCTTCACTCTCGCACTATAAAAAAAATAGGATGATTTTGTAATTTTAGTTTCTCACTTCTTGGTCGTTATTGTGTACTTGCATCCCAGAGGTGCTAGAGCCTCATCTATCTTCTGTATGAGCCTATTAAGCTCATCCATTGTGGGCTCCTTAAACCACTCGAAGAAGAAGTCGTACTCCCCTAGAAGCTCTCCCGACTTGCTTATCAGCTTGCCGCAACGCTCAACAGGAACCTCTATTCCCAGCGTGGTGCCGAAGTAGGCCGCGACACCCGTCTCGCTGCTGAACATTGGGAGTTCCTGGGCGATGATGGTGTCCATTATGCAGACCTCAGGCATCTCCAAGGCTATCTTCTCAAGCGCCCTAATGGCCTCCAGGGTGGGGGGACCATAAATCTTTATGTAGCTCCTCATTCAGAATCTCCTCCAAGAATATCTCGATAAATGTTAATAAATATTTATGTGATCCCTACAGCCCAGCGAGGGGAAAACTCCCTTGAGGACATATAGAAGGAGATTTATTGAGACCTCAAGTTGAGTTTTCAAAATCTCGGTTGATTTTTATCCCCGGCGTCAATAACTAGGCCTTACCTCCCTCTTAGGCTCTCTGAGATGAAATAGATTTATAGTTGATCCATTAAACTCTAGGGGAGGCTTGAGGGGTCTCCCTATGGTATATGACTTCTTGACCCTCGACGATGTTGAGGTCGAGGGTAAGAGGGTCTTCCTCAGGGTTGATATCAACTCCCCCCTCGATCCCTCCACAAGGAGGATCCTCGACGACTCCAGGATAAGGGCGGTTGTGGACACCCTAAAGGATCTGGAAGGGGCTAGGGTGGTCCTCGGAGCCCACCAGAGCCGCCCTGGAAGCTATGACTTCACCTCCTTGGAGCCCCATACGAGGGTTCTCCAGATGTATCATAGGGGGAAGGTTACCTTCATCGACGACATATTAGGGCCTAGGGCCAAGATGGCTATAGAGGCCCTAAAGCCTGGAGAGGTGCTGGTCTTAGATAACCTTAGGATGGTGCCGGAGGAGAATAAGAGCATGCCTCCGGAGGAGCTTGCGAAGACCGAGCTGGTGAGGTCTCTCGCCCCCTACTTCGACCTTGTGGTGAACGACGCCTTCGCCGCTGGACACAGGAGCCAGCCAAGCCTAGTTGGCTTCGGGGAGGTCCTACCGATGGTGGCGGGGAGGCTCATGGAGAGGGAGCTGAGGGCCCTCAACAGGGTTCTGGAGAACCCGGCCCGGCCCTGCATCTTCGTCTTGGGAGGCGCTAAGGTTGAGGACAGGCTCCCGGTTATCAGGAGGGTGCTAAGGGATGGAATAGCCGATAAGGTTCTGCTTGGAGGCCTTGTTCAAGATCCCTTCCAGCTGGCAATGGGCCGAATGTCCAAGAGGCTTGAATCCATAGATGAGAAGGGTAGGGCCCATGTCAAGGAGGCCGCTGAGCTTATTGAGAGATACGGGGAGCATATAGAGCTACCCGTGGACCTCGCCCTGGACGTGAGGGGTGAGAGGGTTGAGGTGAGCGTGGAGAAGCTGACAGGCGAGACCAACATATATGATGTGGGCCTGAACACCATAGCCAGATTCTGCCATTATATAAAAACTGCCGGAACAGTCGTCGCTGAGGGCCCTCTGGGGATGTTCGAGAGGAGGGGGTTCGATATAGGGACAAAGGAGGTTCTCAGAGCCATGGCCGAGGCGAAGGGATTCACATTAGTAGGAGGGGGACACCTCGGCTCCATGGCCTCCATGCTTGACTTGGAGAGCAGGATGGGACATGTCAGCACGGGGGGAGGAGCCATGCTCACCCTACTAGCCGGAGAGACTATGCCGGTGATAGAGGCCCTTGAGAGAGCGAAGAGGAGGTATGAAGGAGCTTTTACCCGTTAAGGTTAAAAAATTCCTCAGCCCCTAAAGTGACGGGGGCCGTGGTCCAGCTTGGTCTAAGATGCGCGGCTTGGGCCCGCGAGGTCCCCGGTTCGAATCCGGGCGGCCCCACCTTCAAATCTTCAGAATCCTCATCTTCTCTGACGTTAAGAATGGAGAGCCTCGTCTATCCCAGAGCCCTTAGGTTCATCTTAAGGATGATGGAATCTCCGCTACTTGATATCACGAACAGGATTAGGGACATCCAGATGGTGAGGCCTACAGCTATCACGGAGGCTAAGGCTATCGACTCCTTGAGGCTGAACCTCGTGTTTGGAGAACTGAATTTAAGAAGGAAGGACTGAGGATCGTTTCCATCATTGTAGGTTAAGCCAGCCACATATATACTGTCTCCATCCACCGCAACTGATCGGGCTAGATCCCAGCCAGCCCCTCCCCAA containing:
- a CDS encoding aspartate carbamoyltransferase regulatory subunit — its product is MSKIENGIVIDHIPAGKAFLVLKLLRLDPSARVLLAINVDSRRLGVKDIIKVEGTYLTSREIELIALVAPTATLNIIEGWEVREKRPLRVPEEIKGVFKCPNLLCPTNSRYSPPRQVFRVEAGGRVEETRLHCQHCGSILYYSSILEQIEGGTISLEGGGLVSKGKIEKVFLDLLLRKGALRLPPSAREPFILKSGRPSPYFINLGVLTDGESLAILKWAFASYIALLMEQGEIEDFEYIFGPSYKGISLAALACEGLNELYGMEKRYMYDRKEEKAYGDTSADRVIVGAGFFKPGQRILVVDDTITTGATKMDTFEKLKLLGPHKVVGLVIAVDRQERMGDAEKVEEKGAAEYIEEEIGVKVYSIQNVKGIYRIIRDSLDEDMRRLWVEYYAKYGTISLE
- the pgk gene encoding phosphoglycerate kinase, with amino-acid sequence MRGLPMVYDFLTLDDVEVEGKRVFLRVDINSPLDPSTRRILDDSRIRAVVDTLKDLEGARVVLGAHQSRPGSYDFTSLEPHTRVLQMYHRGKVTFIDDILGPRAKMAIEALKPGEVLVLDNLRMVPEENKSMPPEELAKTELVRSLAPYFDLVVNDAFAAGHRSQPSLVGFGEVLPMVAGRLMERELRALNRVLENPARPCIFVLGGAKVEDRLPVIRRVLRDGIADKVLLGGLVQDPFQLAMGRMSKRLESIDEKGRAHVKEAAELIERYGEHIELPVDLALDVRGERVEVSVEKLTGETNIYDVGLNTIARFCHYIKTAGTVVAEGPLGMFERRGFDIGTKEVLRAMAEAKGFTLVGGGHLGSMASMLDLESRMGHVSTGGGAMLTLLAGETMPVIEALERAKRRYEGAFTR